A genomic window from Sulfurospirillum multivorans DSM 12446 includes:
- a CDS encoding chemotaxis response regulator CheY, producing MKLLVVDDSSTMRRIIKNTLQRLGFDDVLEAEHGVEAWQIMERTPDINVLITDWNMPEMNGLDLVRKVRAEKKYEGMPIIMVTTEGGKAEVITALKAGVNNYIVKPFTPQVLKEKLEDVLG from the coding sequence TTGAAGCTGCTTGTAGTAGATGATAGCTCGACAATGCGCCGTATTATTAAGAACACCTTACAGCGATTAGGATTTGATGACGTTTTGGAAGCAGAACATGGTGTGGAAGCCTGGCAGATCATGGAGCGCACACCGGATATTAATGTGCTGATTACCGATTGGAACATGCCTGAGATGAATGGGTTGGATTTGGTTCGTAAAGTTAGAGCTGAAAAAAAATATGAAGGTATGCCTATCATCATGGTCACAACTGAGGGTGGTAAGGCAGAAGTGATTACAGCGCTTAAAGCGGGTGTCAACAACTATATCGTTAAACCTTTTACCCCACAAGTTCTTAAAGAAAAACTTGAGGATGTTTTAGGTTAA
- the hisA gene encoding 1-(5-phosphoribosyl)-5-[(5-phosphoribosylamino)methylideneamino]imidazole-4-carboxamide isomerase: MDILPAIDLKDGKAVRLTKGLMESAKIYSNEPWEVAKVFEEMGSTWVHLVDLNGAFAGEPKNLEQIEKIRQNCRLKLELGGGIRDEETIRRYVALGIDRVILGSIALKNPAFVKEMAQKYRVVVGIDAIDGYVAVEGWAEKSTMKATDLARAFADAGVEAIICTDVGRDGMLSGVNLDFTLAIAEASGIATIASGGLKNLDDIISLKQSHKVSGVIVGKAFYEGSLDLREAFAYIAKETL; the protein is encoded by the coding sequence ATGGATATTTTACCAGCGATAGACCTGAAAGATGGCAAAGCCGTACGCCTTACCAAAGGGCTGATGGAGAGTGCTAAAATTTACTCGAATGAGCCTTGGGAAGTGGCAAAGGTGTTTGAAGAGATGGGCTCAACATGGGTGCATCTGGTTGATTTAAACGGGGCATTCGCAGGCGAGCCTAAAAACCTTGAGCAAATTGAAAAAATTCGTCAAAATTGTCGTTTAAAACTGGAACTGGGTGGCGGGATTCGTGATGAAGAGACGATTCGCCGCTATGTGGCGTTAGGCATTGATCGCGTCATTTTAGGTTCCATCGCTTTGAAAAACCCCGCTTTTGTCAAAGAAATGGCACAAAAATACCGTGTGGTCGTTGGTATTGACGCTATTGATGGGTATGTCGCCGTAGAAGGTTGGGCTGAAAAATCCACGATGAAAGCGACGGATTTGGCACGTGCGTTTGCCGATGCAGGGGTTGAAGCGATCATCTGCACCGATGTCGGGCGTGATGGAATGCTCAGTGGGGTCAATCTTGATTTTACACTTGCCATCGCAGAAGCTTCAGGCATTGCCACGATTGCGAGTGGAGGATTAAAGAATTTAGACGATATTATCTCGTTGAAGCAGAGCCACAAGGTTTCTGGTGTCATCGTGGGAAAAGCATTTTATGAGGGGAGCTTAGATTTGCGTGAAGCTTTTGCGTATATCGCTAAAGAAACGCTTTAA
- the hisH gene encoding imidazole glycerol phosphate synthase subunit HisH, with translation MIGLIDYNMGNLRSVTNAFEKLGVAVEIVKDADTVSKFDKIILPGVGAFKDAMGCLKERNLDEAVRAFAISGKPLLGICLGMQLLFESSVEFGDCAGLGLIEGEIVKFDTSRFDQRLKVPHMGWNQLHVKKETPLFKGMPESFYLYFVHSFHAQCDDQYTIGKTMYGYEFPSAVQKNNVFGFQPHPEKSHANGLAILKNFVEL, from the coding sequence ATGATAGGATTGATTGATTACAATATGGGCAATCTTCGAAGCGTTACCAATGCGTTTGAAAAGCTTGGTGTTGCGGTTGAAATTGTCAAAGATGCTGACACGGTTTCAAAATTTGATAAGATCATTTTACCAGGAGTTGGTGCTTTTAAAGATGCGATGGGCTGCCTAAAAGAGCGAAATCTTGATGAGGCAGTAAGAGCGTTTGCTATTTCAGGCAAACCGCTTTTAGGCATTTGCCTTGGCATGCAACTGCTGTTTGAAAGCAGTGTTGAGTTTGGTGATTGTGCAGGGCTTGGTTTGATCGAAGGAGAGATCGTGAAGTTTGATACTTCACGGTTTGATCAACGTCTCAAAGTACCACACATGGGCTGGAATCAATTACATGTAAAGAAAGAGACACCTTTGTTTAAAGGGATGCCCGAGTCGTTTTACCTCTATTTTGTGCACAGTTTTCATGCGCAGTGTGATGATCAATACACCATTGGTAAAACAATGTACGGGTATGAATTTCCCAGTGCGGTTCAAAAAAACAATGTCTTTGGTTTTCAGCCGCACCCTGAGAAATCCCATGCCAATGGATTGGCAATTTTAAAGAATTTTGTGGAGTTATGA
- a CDS encoding PDC sensor domain-containing protein → MVIREIQQFSEVRTRARAYLCYLFTRNIPNRMPEPNLDVISASLDKIVHEVEEFEALYLLDNKGDQVINNITDDPHRKGGLGQNRSGKSYYYRAVREKRCVLSDPYPSTLTNDLTVTASYPIYDEQGILKFIACIDVSLEHILKIAHPSSLQSVFGKSSQVIYTVFSLCLLAIALLLLFNGMRSLFMHGFEFNLLDIKAMFESTILVTLSLAIFDLVKTIFEEEVLGRNEKDEGGGMHKTMVRFLGSIIIALAIEALMLVFKFAIIDAAHILYAVYLLGGVTFLLFGLAFYLKSIPQKRDS, encoded by the coding sequence ATGGTTATTCGTGAGATTCAGCAATTTTCTGAAGTTAGAACCAGAGCAAGAGCGTATTTGTGCTATCTCTTTACGCGCAATATCCCGAACCGTATGCCTGAACCCAATTTGGATGTCATCAGCGCGAGTTTAGATAAAATTGTCCACGAAGTGGAAGAGTTTGAAGCCCTTTATTTGCTGGATAACAAAGGCGATCAGGTCATCAATAACATCACCGATGATCCACACCGCAAGGGAGGACTGGGACAAAATCGTAGTGGCAAGTCCTATTATTATCGTGCTGTGCGCGAAAAACGTTGTGTTTTAAGCGACCCGTATCCTTCAACATTGACCAACGATTTAACAGTGACAGCCTCTTATCCTATTTATGATGAGCAAGGGATTTTAAAATTTATTGCCTGTATCGATGTCTCTTTGGAGCACATTTTAAAAATTGCCCACCCTTCGTCGTTACAGTCTGTTTTTGGAAAAAGTTCCCAAGTGATCTATACCGTTTTTTCGCTTTGCTTATTGGCGATAGCTCTTCTGTTACTTTTTAATGGGATGCGTAGCTTGTTTATGCATGGATTTGAGTTTAATCTTCTTGATATTAAAGCGATGTTTGAATCAACCATTTTGGTCACACTCTCTTTAGCCATTTTTGATCTGGTGAAAACGATCTTTGAAGAGGAAGTGTTAGGTCGAAATGAAAAAGATGAAGGTGGAGGCATGCACAAAACGATGGTGCGTTTTTTAGGCTCCATCATTATCGCCCTTGCCATTGAGGCATTAATGCTCGTCTTTAAATTTGCAATTATTGACGCGGCGCACATTTTATACGCGGTTTATCTGCTTGGAGGTGTGACATTCCTTCTCTTTGGGCTTGCGTTTTACCTTAAATCTATTCCGCAAAAGAGAGATTCATGA
- a CDS encoding STT3 domain-containing protein, producing the protein MNQDLRDKKSTYVITSLIVLAFAFSFCVRLIWVYQFSDYESFKFAGQFMINTNDGYFWAEGARDLLYGISQKHALSPVNEAASWLTYLAVKLFPFSLETTIFYMPSLLGSLIVVPIILIAHHFKMIEMGFLAALLASIAVSYYNRTMIGYYDTDMLNIVFPTFLLWSLILALRTKEEKYLLITALEIIAYRWWYPQSYSLEFSYFGLILAYALLFDRKNIFHFKLLTIMLFAMMGLPNIVRLVVVIGIYVSFKKKHWDTYIGYFLALAIALFFVTGGLAPIWAQLKGYVFKDAIEMSPDVLPLHFFSVMQTVREAGQIDFITFAERISGHTITFILSLIGYVLMVKKYPAMLLGLPLLGLGFLALWGGLRFTIYAVPVCALGMAYLLFTCSAYITGVFINERLGGLVKSSFVILSSLGVLYPNLLHVIDYRVPTVMNKTEVEQLDSLRNIAGRDDYIVAWWDYGYPLRYYADTKTLIDGGKHSGDVNFPVSFMLTNDQESAAKLARLEVEYTEKAFITAEENETKAKEQQSKIINNTAQMSLDYGFKDANDFLDALQTPLSLPAKTREIYFYLPYRMMSIFPTVAQFSGMDLMSGKMTRQPFFFQTSQVKDTGSLLNFSGGVVLDKAKGMLKIGNQEVPVKNFIQTAYTPEFKLVKEQTIIHPDGLFSIIYMQAYNTFLILDEAMFRSSYIQLFVLENYDERFFEPISLEAYAKVYRLKI; encoded by the coding sequence ATGAATCAAGATTTAAGAGATAAAAAAAGCACCTATGTTATTACAAGTCTTATTGTACTGGCTTTTGCATTTAGTTTTTGCGTACGTTTGATTTGGGTTTATCAGTTTAGCGACTATGAAAGTTTTAAATTTGCTGGGCAATTTATGATTAACACGAATGATGGCTATTTTTGGGCGGAGGGGGCAAGAGATCTTTTGTATGGCATATCGCAAAAACATGCGCTTTCTCCTGTCAATGAAGCGGCTTCATGGTTGACTTACCTTGCGGTTAAACTGTTTCCGTTCTCATTAGAAACAACAATTTTTTATATGCCTTCTCTCTTAGGCTCGTTAATTGTGGTGCCAATTATCTTAATCGCACACCATTTTAAAATGATTGAGATGGGGTTTTTAGCGGCACTTCTTGCTTCGATTGCGGTGAGTTATTACAACCGAACGATGATTGGCTATTACGATACCGATATGCTCAATATTGTTTTCCCCACATTTCTGTTATGGTCGCTGATTTTAGCCTTACGAACGAAAGAAGAAAAATACCTTTTAATCACAGCATTAGAAATTATTGCCTATCGTTGGTGGTATCCTCAAAGCTACTCGTTGGAATTTTCGTATTTTGGATTGATCTTGGCGTATGCGCTCCTCTTTGATCGGAAAAATATTTTTCATTTCAAACTCTTAACGATTATGCTTTTTGCGATGATGGGATTGCCAAATATAGTACGCTTGGTAGTTGTCATTGGCATTTATGTGAGTTTTAAAAAGAAGCATTGGGACACATACATCGGGTATTTTTTAGCGTTGGCTATAGCGCTCTTTTTTGTAACAGGGGGATTGGCACCGATTTGGGCACAGCTCAAAGGGTATGTTTTTAAAGATGCGATTGAGATGAGTCCAGACGTGCTACCGCTGCACTTTTTCTCCGTAATGCAAACCGTACGCGAAGCGGGTCAAATTGACTTTATCACCTTTGCAGAACGCATTAGTGGGCATACGATCACGTTTATTCTCTCTCTCATTGGCTACGTTTTGATGGTCAAAAAATACCCTGCGATGCTTTTAGGCTTGCCACTGTTAGGGCTTGGCTTTTTAGCCCTTTGGGGAGGACTTCGTTTTACGATTTATGCTGTGCCGGTGTGTGCTTTGGGGATGGCGTATTTGCTTTTTACATGTAGCGCTTATATCACGGGAGTGTTTATCAATGAGCGGCTTGGAGGGCTGGTTAAATCGAGCTTTGTGATCCTCTCAAGTCTTGGAGTTTTGTACCCAAACCTTTTACATGTAATCGATTATCGTGTGCCAACGGTGATGAATAAAACCGAAGTGGAACAGCTCGATTCGCTTCGAAACATTGCAGGTCGAGACGATTATATTGTTGCGTGGTGGGACTATGGCTATCCTTTGCGCTACTACGCTGATACGAAAACATTGATTGATGGTGGTAAGCACAGTGGCGATGTCAATTTCCCTGTGAGTTTTATGTTAACCAACGATCAAGAAAGTGCGGCGAAGCTTGCTCGTTTGGAAGTAGAATACACGGAAAAAGCATTTATCACGGCCGAAGAGAATGAGACCAAAGCTAAAGAGCAACAGTCTAAAATTATAAACAACACGGCTCAAATGAGCTTGGATTATGGTTTTAAAGATGCCAATGATTTTCTGGATGCGCTTCAAACGCCTCTTTCGTTACCGGCTAAAACACGCGAAATTTATTTCTACCTGCCATACCGTATGATGAGTATTTTCCCAACGGTCGCGCAATTTAGTGGTATGGATCTTATGAGTGGAAAGATGACGCGCCAGCCGTTTTTCTTTCAAACCTCACAGGTTAAAGATACAGGTTCTTTGCTTAATTTCAGCGGCGGTGTTGTGTTAGATAAAGCCAAAGGAATGCTTAAAATTGGTAATCAAGAAGTGCCTGTTAAAAACTTTATCCAAACAGCGTATACGCCTGAGTTTAAACTGGTTAAAGAGCAAACTATCATCCATCCTGATGGGCTTTTTTCGATTATTTACATGCAAGCGTACAATACGTTTTTGATTCTTGATGAAGCGATGTTCCGTTCGAGCTACATTCAACTCTTTGTGTTGGAAAATTATGACGAACGATTTTTCGAACCGATTAGTTTAGAGGCATACGCTAAAGTCTATCGGCTCAAAATTTAG